From a region of the Dictyostelium discoideum AX4 chromosome 2 chromosome, whole genome shotgun sequence genome:
- a CDS encoding DEAD/DEAH box helicase domain-containing protein: MNFFEKKNNNNNNSSNNNNNNNNNKNNNNKNLDKNNSSDRNNNNNGDKNNLKPTQKSLIDLWFQVDDEDEEYELSSLSNDGGSSFNSFKVNNRDTSIGSDIYSKTITPSSLALSTSSLISSTLTPPTQSPPFSKKNEKTSSFLNSPSSQKSKSNNSNVKEKLSPQYSSSSQLSDFFKKKKRPLLDNNNNNNNNNNNNNNNNNNNNNNNNNNNNNNNNNNNNTISSLNTNSNNNSSGSSNGSSSSSSGGGNKSSNNKKQKVSQSTSSTSLKEKQSQQSILSYLNPTPSLPTPIFDKPIERSDSNLATSSFSKLNFDDIPLDDEELSQKINTPSPKLILKNTFSSTPTQKSPSLSSTPPNKIKITDKKLPNSSSSSSSPPPSSAKSKLSHRSQSSPLSPLITNLNQNKSNEFDDINFNFNIPSPLKEINNKPNIKSNSKETLTPLTQIFHSSSPPPSIIIESSPSVCFSPTPTKNQSPTLSNLSPTFSFLSDTSPVKSPSQLFEFTFDDPLSPKLISSNNNNNNNNNNNNNNNNNNNNNNNNNNNNNNNNNNNNTNTFISKNNLINLFNEQSNQENVSTTTTTTTTTTTSTSTNNNNNNRYERVLIINVFYEVTQIFNNSNDKIHKKTLSGFSESIGESREIQLLDEWIYTPVRPGDIVNVIGEFDDNGEIIINNIQNLLILHPDILITGTELGGSLTCTRRSVLKEQIRVGNSNSSTVPIFGSIVHEIFQECLKNNRFHLDDINTFKQEIIGKSTFQLGLSSLGETQDTALNHLENWLPTIDKFAKTFILPSSSSSSASSLKKNLIEINSEKWHLSISKILEIEENIWSLMYGLKGKIDSSLEIKLVKQQQDEKQSKQSKQSKKKKQQTTSPNNNNNNNNNNNNNNNNNNNNNNNNNNGPTTCYLNVPFEIKTGKPYQIPYISHSSQVLIYTLLMNDRYDQDIEMGILYYLKSQEFKSVGLNYGLLHPILFERNQIRSLIVSRNLLAYFLNLNSQPLLKPNPILPEMLRDYHSCTKCYSIDPCVLYHKAIENGDQFTSSLGDLFLEKTNHLSSIHINYLKNWNKIISLEYSIKNNKRKLIWNKSRKFGEKNNSCIGELILISEEYSEITETFSYRFRVNPDKLLNSSISEGDYLLISVEDKYYGMGSGQLSNIINDIITITCREKLSEPPSLLSDYTTPNCNNNDPSYFGNYRNKPLIYIEYEDADQQQQQQQQQQQQQQQQQQQQQQQSQKQQKQKQPNFTQLRGLNNYVNNSKLTPFKWRVDIDEQLSGLSIVKSNLFNLFLKENQKLRSLIVDLEAPIFDKLEQENYWKSIDFQNDYPLLNIDQRNAIIKTLSAKDYSLIHGMPGTGKTTLVISLIHILWRLGKKVLITSFTHTSLDHLLLKFNKQYPNIEMLRVASSLNQIDPSLHRFTLEKQSFGNITQSKQYLERQQLVATSCLGINHQCLLKMQFDYCIIDEASILSQPISMGPILKCKSFVLVGDHHQLPPIVNNKEAGKLGLDISLFKQLSTSHPSSVSNLYHQYRMCNSIMSLSNHLIYNNRLVCGNQSISNLSLQTNYYHNNNNTTHIDLLDHINNWPQIICNPNSSVIFVNTDQLNNSTESSNGDLFYNQTEANIVAILTNCLINKLNINQSQIGIITPIRFQLNFIKKSILKYLSIENNNNNNNNNNNSNNNNNNSNNNNNNNNNNNNNNNNNNNNNNNNNNNNNNNNNNNNNNNNNNNNNNNNNNNNNNNNNNNQNNNQNYLKKIENLDILTIDKFQGKDKDCIIISFVRSNEKKEIGELIKDWKRMNVAFTRAKKKLIFVGSKSSLSKFPFFLDFFEFLDSKNWIYNLNNKIQF; encoded by the exons atgaatttttttgaaaagaaaaataataataataataatagtagtaataataataataataataataataataaaaataataataataaaaatttagataaaaataatagcagtgatagaaataataataacaatggtgataaaaataatttaaaaccaaCACAAAAGTCATTAATAGATTTATGGTTTCaagttgatgatgaagatgaagaataCGAATTGAGTTCATTGAGTAATGATGGTGGAAGTagttttaatagttttaaagtAAACAATAGAGATACTAGTATAGGAAGTGATATTTACTCGAAAACAATTACACCTTCATCATTGGCTTTATCAACTTCATCATTGATTTCATCTACTttaacaccaccaacacaATCACCCCctttttcaaagaaaaatgaaaaaacatCCTCTTTTCTTAATTCTCCTTCTTCACAAAagtcaaaatcaaataattcaaatgtaAAAGAAAAACTATCACCACAATATTCAAGTAGTTCACAATTAagtgatttctttaaaaagaaaaaaaggcCATtacttgataataataataataataataataataataataataataataataataataataataataataataataataataataataataataataataataataataataataatactatttcTTCATTAAATACgaatagtaacaataatagtagtggtagtagtaatggtagtagtagtagtagtagtggtggtggcaATAAAAGcagcaataataaaaaacaaaaagtttCACAAAGTACATCATCGACCAGTTTAAAGGAGAAACAATCACAACAGTCTATTTTATCATATTTAAATCCAACACCATCACTCCCAACCCCAATTTTTGATAAACCTATTGAAAGATCAGATTCAAATTTAGCGACTagttcattttcaaaattaaattttgatgatATACCattagatgatgaagaactttctcaaaaaattaatacaccatcaccaaaattaattcttAAAAACACCTTTTCATCAACTCCAACACAAAAATCACCATCTTTATCTTCAACACCAccaaacaaaatcaaaatcactgacaaaaaattaccaaattcatcatcatcatcatcatcaccaccaccgtCATCAGCAAAATCAAAGTTATCACATCGATCACAATCATCtccattatcaccattaattACAAAtctaaatcaaaataaatcaaatgaatttgatgatattaattttaatttcaatatacCATCACCTTTGAAAGAAATTAACAATAAAccaaatataaaatcaaatagcAAAGAGACCTTAACACCACTGACTCAAATTTTTCACtcttcatcaccaccaccatctaTCATAATAGAGTCATCGCCATCGGTTTGTTTTTCACCAACTCCTACAAAAAATCAATCACcaactttatcaaatttatcaccTACATTCAGTTTTTTATCCGATACATCACCAGTTAAATCTCCATCgcaattatttgaatttactTTTGATGATCCATTATCCccaaaattaattagttcaaataataataataataataataataataataataataataataataataataataataataataataataataataataataataataataataataataataataatactaatacttttatttctaaaaataacttaatcaatttatttaatgaacaATCCAATCAAGAAAATGTTTcgaccaccaccaccaccaccaccacaacaacaacttctacatcaacaaataataataataataatagatatgAAAGAGTATTGAttataaatgttttttatgAAGTTAcccaaatatttaataatagcaatGATAAAATCCATAAAAAGACATTATCAGGATTTAGTGAAAGTATTGGAGAGAGTAGAGAGATTCAATTGCTTGATGAATGGATATATACACCTGTTAGACCTGGTGATATAGTCAATGTAATAGGTGAATTTGATGACAATGGTGAGATTATCATTAATAACATTCAGAACCTATTGATTTTACATCCTGATATATTGATCACTGGTACAGAGTTGGGTGGTAGTTTAACTTGTACAAGAAGATCAGTATTGAAGGAACAAATAAGAGTAGGtaattcaaattcttcaacCGTTCCGATATTTGGTTCTATCGTTCATGAAATATTTCAagaatgtttaaaaaataatagatttcATTTAGATGATATTAATACTTTTAAACAAGAGATAATTGGAAAATCAACATTTCAATTGGGTTTATCATCTTTAGGTGAAACTCAAGATACTGCATTAAATCATCTTGAAAATTGGCTTCCAactattgataaatttgctaaaacttttattcttccatcatcatcatcatcttcagcatcttctttaaaaaagaatttaattgaaattaattcagAGAAATGGCatctttcaatttcaaagatTTTAGAGATTGAAGAAAATATTTGGTCATTAATGTATGGTTTAAAAGGTAAAATCGATTCATCTTTAGAGATTAAATTAGTTAAGCAACAACAAGatgaaaaacaatcaaaacaatcaaaacaatcaaagaaaaagaaacaacaaacaacatcacctaataataataataataataataataataataataataataataataataataataataataataataataataataatggaccTACCACTTGTTATTTAAATGTTCCATTTGAGATTAAAACGGGTAAACCTTATCAAATACCATATATATCTCACAGTTCACAAGTGTTAATTTACACTTTATTAATGAATGATAGATATGATCAAGATATTGAAATGggaatattatattatttgaaaagtcAGGAATTTAAAAGTGTTGGATTAAACTATGGTCTATTACATCCAATTCTATTCGAAAGAAATCAAATTAGATCATTGATTGTATCAAGAAATCTATTGGcttactttttaaatttaaattctcaaCCACTCTTAAAACCAAATCCAATATTACCTGAAATGTTACGTGATTATCATAGTTGTACCAAATGTTACTCAATTGATCCTTGTGTTTTATATCATAAagcaattgaaaatggtgatCAATTCACTAGTTCTTTAGGTGATTTGTTTTtagaaaaaacaaatcatttAAGTTCAAttcatattaattatttaaaaaattggaatAA aattatttcattagaatatagtattaaaaataataaaagaaaattaatttggaATAAATCAAGAAAGTTTGGAGAGAAAAACAATTCATGTATTggtgaattaatattaatcagTGAGGAATATAGTGAAATAACTGAAACATTTAGTTATAGATTTAGAGTGAATCCtgataaattattgaattcaTCAATTAGTGAAGGTGATTATTTACTCATTAGTGTGGAGGATAAATATTATGGTATGGGATCTGGTCaactttcaaatattataaatgaCATTATAACTATAACTTGTAGAGAGAAATTAAGTGAACCTCCTTCACTTTTAAGTGATTATACTACTcctaattgtaataataatgatccatcttattttggaaattatagaaataaacctttaatttatattgaaTATGAGGATGctgatcaacaacaacaacaacaacaacaacaacaacaacaacaacaacaacaacaacaacaacaacaacaacaatcacaaaaacaacaaaaacaaaaacaaccaaaCTTTACTCAATTAAGaggattaaataattatgttaataattctaaattaaCACCATTCAAATGGAGAGTTGATATAGATGAACAGTTATCAGGATTATCAATAGTTAAATCAAacctttttaatttattcttaAAAGAGAATCAAAAGTTAAGATCATTGATTGTAGATTTAGAAGCACCAATTTTCGACAAATTAGAGCAAGAAAATTATtggaaatcaattgattttcaaaatgATTATCCATTGTTAAATATTGATCAAAGAAATGCAATCATTAAAACACTATCTGCCAAAGATTATTCATTGATACATGGTATGCCAGGTACTGGTAAGACAACTCTAGTGATCTCTTTGATTCATATCCTTTGGAGATTAGGTAAAAAGGTTTTAATTACATCATTCACTCATACGAGTTTAgatcatttattattgaaatttaataaacaatatcCAAATATTGAAATGTTAAGAGTAGCCTCCTCTTTAAATCAAATCGATCCATCCCTACATAGATTTACATTGGAGAAGCAATCCTTTGGAAATATTACACAATCTAAACAATATTTAGAGAGACAACAATTGGTGGCCACTTCTTGTTTGGGTATCAATCATCAATGTCTACTAAAGATGCAATTTGATTATTGTATTATCGATGAGGCATCAATACTTTCACAACCAATTTCAATGGGTCCAATACTTAAATGTAAATCATTCGTATTGGTTGGtgatcatcatcaattaccACCCATTGTCAATAATAAAGAAGCTGGAAAATTGGGTCTTGATATTAGCCTTTTCAAACAATTATCAACCTCTCATCCTTCTTCTGTCTCCAATTTATACCATCAATATCGTATGTGTAATTCTATAATGTCCTTGTCGAATCATTTAATCTATAATAATAGATTGGTTTGTGGTAATCAATCAATATCAAATCTTTCATTACAAACAAACTACTaccataataataacaataccaCTCATATTGACCTTTTAGATCATATCAATAATTGGCCACAAATAATTTGTAATCCAAATAGTTCCgttatttttgtaaatacTGACCAACTTAATAACTCGACTGAATCTTCAAATGGTGATTTATTCTATAATCAAACTGAAGCTAATATTGTGGCTATCTTAACAAATTGTTtaatcaataaattaaatattaatcaatCTCAAATTGGTATTATCACTCCAATTagatttcaattaaattttattaaaaaatcaattttaaaatatttatcaatagaaaataataataacaataataataataataataatagtaataataataataataatagtaataataataataataataataataataataataataataataataataataataataataataataataataataataataataataataataataataataataataataataataataataataataataataataataataataataataataataataataataataataatcaaaataataatcaaaattatttaaagaaaattgaaaatttagatattttaactattgataaatttcaaggaaaagataaagattgtattataatttcatttgttagatcaaatgaaaaaaaagaaattggtgaattaataaaagattGGAAAAGAATGAATGTAGCTTTTACTAGAGCAAAAAAGAAGTTAATATTTGTTGGAAGTAAATCATCTTTGTCAAAGTTCCCTTTCTTTTTAGATTTCTTTGAATTTCTAGATTCTAAAAATtggatttataatttaaataataaaattcaattttaa